One genomic region from Ruficoccus amylovorans encodes:
- a CDS encoding chemotaxis protein CheW, with product MSEELLPPPENRQVESLLDRPYPEGYREEWIERIKNPPEEETRETVALLVFRLQDEWLALACPVVKEVCAEATVHRIPRRSNDVLRGVCNVRGELQLTVALQALLGLRDPKAEAASLSRRVYRRMILIGRDNNAFAFRVEEVYGVVHFELTQMQAVPVTVAKALATYTKGLFSLRGQQIGWLDDELIFHSLSNKIL from the coding sequence ATGTCTGAGGAACTTTTACCGCCGCCGGAAAACCGTCAGGTCGAGAGCCTGCTTGACCGTCCGTACCCCGAGGGCTACCGCGAGGAGTGGATTGAGCGTATCAAAAACCCGCCCGAGGAGGAGACGCGCGAGACGGTGGCCCTGCTGGTTTTTCGCCTGCAGGACGAGTGGCTCGCGCTGGCCTGCCCGGTGGTTAAGGAGGTCTGCGCCGAGGCAACCGTGCACCGGATTCCCCGCCGCTCGAATGACGTGCTGCGGGGCGTCTGCAACGTGCGCGGGGAGCTTCAGTTGACGGTGGCTCTCCAGGCGCTGCTCGGGCTGCGCGACCCCAAGGCCGAGGCCGCCAGCCTCAGCCGCCGCGTTTACCGCCGGATGATCCTCATCGGCCGTGACAACAACGCCTTCGCCTTCCGGGTGGAGGAGGTTTACGGGGTGGTGCACTTCGAACTGACGCAGATGCAGGCCGTACCGGTGACGGTGGCCAAGGCTCTCGCCACTTACACGAAGGGCCTCTTCAGCCTGCGCGGCCAGCAGATCGGCTGGCTCGACGACGAACTCATCTTCCACAGCCTCAGCAACAAGATTCTCTGA